Proteins encoded in a region of the Paenibacillus sp. W2I17 genome:
- a CDS encoding heavy metal translocating P-type ATPase, which translates to MATTAAQTKQSSIQITGMTCAACANKIEKGLGKMDGVTSANVNFALEKASVTYDPTKVEMKELEGKIKKLGYGSVSEVAQFNLEGMTCAACANKIEKGLNKLPGVTNASVNFAMETARVEFSPGEVSIEDMKNKVEKLGYTAIVKQDGTSNGASDHRAKELSNQKRKLLISAILSLPLLWTMVGHFSFTSWIYVPELFMNPWFQLILATPVQFYIGRQFYVGAYKALRNRSANMDVLVSLGTSAAYFYSLYLTIQWSSMVEGMHHGPSLYYETSAVLITLVLMGKLFESLAKGRTSEAIKSLMSLQAKTALVVRDGKELTIPVDEVIVGDVVLIRPGDKVPVDGEVLEGISSVDESMLTGESLPVEKKVGDAVIGATINKNGILRIKATKVGKETALAQIIKVVEEAQGSKAPIQRVADVISGIFVPIVVGIAIVAFVVWYFWVTPGDFAGSLEKAIAILVIACPCALGLATPTSIMAGSGRSAELGVLFKGGEHLEQTHKIDAILLDKTGTVTKGKPELTDVVALGNENEFLKLVGAAEKNSEHPLAEAIVVGIQERNIELPGTQSFEAFPGFGIQAMVEGKQLLVGTRRLMEKYNIDAKAAYHSMSRLEEAGKTAMLVAIDGQYAGMVAVADTIKETSKAAVSRLKEMGIQVIMITGDNERTAKAIAAQVGIDHVRAEVLPEGKAEEVKKLQSQGKKVAMVGDGINDAPALATADIGMAIGTGTDVAMEAADVTLMRGDLSSIPDAIYMSRKTMRNIKQNLFWALGYNTLGIPIAAIGLLAPWVAGAAMALSSVSVVLNALRLQRVKVRH; encoded by the coding sequence GTGGCAACAACAGCGGCTCAGACGAAACAGTCGAGTATACAAATTACAGGTATGACCTGTGCAGCTTGTGCAAACAAAATTGAAAAAGGCCTCGGCAAAATGGACGGGGTCACATCAGCGAATGTTAACTTCGCTTTGGAAAAAGCAAGTGTAACGTATGATCCCACGAAAGTGGAAATGAAAGAACTTGAGGGAAAAATCAAAAAACTTGGATATGGTTCCGTTTCAGAGGTTGCGCAATTCAATCTTGAAGGCATGACCTGTGCAGCATGTGCGAACAAAATTGAAAAAGGCCTGAATAAGTTGCCCGGCGTTACTAACGCTTCAGTAAACTTCGCCATGGAAACGGCCCGAGTTGAATTTTCCCCGGGTGAAGTTTCCATCGAAGACATGAAAAACAAGGTGGAAAAACTCGGTTATACGGCGATCGTCAAACAAGATGGTACCAGTAATGGTGCAAGTGACCATCGTGCTAAAGAACTGAGTAATCAAAAACGGAAATTACTGATTTCGGCGATTCTTTCCTTGCCGTTGTTGTGGACTATGGTAGGTCACTTCTCGTTCACTTCATGGATCTATGTACCGGAATTGTTTATGAATCCGTGGTTCCAACTAATTCTGGCTACACCAGTACAATTTTATATTGGTAGACAGTTCTATGTGGGTGCGTATAAGGCTCTCCGAAACAGGAGTGCCAACATGGATGTGTTGGTATCACTTGGTACCTCTGCAGCCTACTTCTATAGTTTGTATTTAACCATTCAATGGTCGAGTATGGTTGAAGGGATGCATCATGGTCCATCCCTCTATTATGAAACGAGTGCGGTCCTTATTACATTGGTTCTTATGGGTAAATTGTTTGAATCACTTGCGAAAGGCCGAACATCAGAGGCAATTAAATCACTGATGAGTCTGCAGGCGAAGACGGCATTAGTGGTTCGGGATGGCAAAGAACTTACCATTCCAGTGGATGAAGTCATTGTAGGAGATGTTGTCCTTATTCGCCCAGGAGATAAAGTTCCTGTAGACGGAGAGGTGCTGGAAGGGATCTCATCTGTAGATGAATCCATGCTTACGGGTGAAAGCCTTCCAGTAGAGAAAAAAGTCGGAGATGCTGTGATTGGAGCTACGATTAATAAAAACGGTATTCTTCGGATTAAAGCAACCAAAGTAGGTAAAGAAACCGCTCTTGCACAAATTATTAAGGTTGTTGAAGAAGCTCAGGGATCAAAAGCACCAATTCAGCGGGTAGCCGATGTGATCTCGGGCATATTCGTCCCGATCGTTGTAGGGATTGCAATAGTTGCTTTTGTGGTTTGGTACTTCTGGGTTACACCAGGTGATTTTGCAGGTTCGTTAGAAAAAGCAATTGCGATTCTTGTTATCGCATGTCCTTGTGCACTTGGACTTGCAACCCCAACATCCATTATGGCGGGGTCTGGCCGTTCGGCTGAACTAGGGGTGTTGTTCAAAGGCGGGGAACATCTGGAGCAGACGCATAAAATTGATGCGATCCTTTTGGATAAAACTGGTACTGTTACAAAAGGTAAACCTGAATTGACTGACGTCGTCGCTCTTGGCAATGAAAATGAATTCCTGAAACTTGTTGGAGCTGCAGAGAAAAATTCTGAGCATCCACTTGCAGAAGCCATTGTTGTGGGCATCCAGGAACGAAATATCGAACTACCAGGAACACAATCCTTTGAAGCATTTCCGGGTTTCGGAATCCAGGCAATGGTTGAAGGTAAACAGCTACTCGTGGGTACACGTCGACTGATGGAAAAGTATAATATCGATGCAAAAGCAGCTTATCATTCGATGTCACGTTTGGAAGAAGCGGGCAAAACTGCGATGCTGGTTGCCATTGATGGGCAGTATGCAGGTATGGTCGCTGTAGCAGACACGATTAAAGAAACTTCGAAAGCTGCAGTGAGCCGTCTGAAAGAAATGGGCATTCAGGTCATTATGATTACAGGTGACAATGAACGGACGGCAAAAGCCATCGCTGCTCAAGTAGGTATTGACCACGTTCGTGCAGAGGTCTTACCTGAAGGAAAAGCGGAAGAAGTGAAAAAACTGCAATCACAAGGTAAAAAAGTGGCCATGGTTGGCGATGGTATCAACGATGCACCCGCTTTGGCAACTGCAGATATTGGTATGGCGATTGGCACGGGGACAGATGTAGCGATGGAAGCGGCTGATGTAACACTCATGCGCGGCGATCTATCCAGTATTCCTGATGCTATCTACATGAGTCGTAAGACCATGCGCAACATTAAGCAAAACTTGTTCTGGGCACTTGGTTACAACACCTTAGGCATTCCTATTGCAGCTATCGGTCTGTTAGCACCATGGGTTGCAGGCGCAGCGATGGCCTTGAGTTCGGTATCCGTCGTTCTAAACGCCCTGCGATTGCAACGCGTAAAAGTACGTCACTAG
- a CDS encoding cation transporter translates to MKNIVLNVQGMSCQHCVNSIEGALKEIGVSGKVNLSDDSVEATYDENQVSLEQIKEVIEEQGYEVA, encoded by the coding sequence ATGAAAAACATTGTATTGAACGTACAAGGTATGAGCTGCCAACATTGTGTAAACTCCATCGAAGGTGCTCTGAAAGAAATTGGAGTGAGTGGCAAGGTGAATCTCAGTGATGATTCGGTTGAAGCGACGTATGATGAAAATCAAGTCTCCTTGGAGCAAATAAAAGAAGTTATTGAAGAACAAGGCTACGAAGTAGCGTAA
- the map gene encoding type I methionyl aminopeptidase yields the protein MLAVLVGCCGVHYYAGNSECHRTIAPLIKPGITTNEIERIFEDSILKHGAKPYQKGYKGYPYATCASVNDVIAHGFPSNKPLEEGDIVTIDTVAELDGWLGDSAWSYAVGQISPTAEKLMRVTKECLDLGIKQAQPGNRLGDVTSAIQRHAESHGFGVVRDLLAHGIGRDLHEEPTYMHVGNPGKGLRIKEGMVFTIEPMITEGTYFMTLDSDGWTARTMDNKLAAQYEHTIAITAEGPQILTAQ from the coding sequence ATGCTTGCCGTGCTGGTCGGTTGCTGTGGGGTCCACTACTATGCGGGCAATTCCGAATGCCATCGTACAATTGCCCCACTCATCAAACCGGGCATCACAACCAATGAGATTGAGCGCATATTCGAGGACAGTATTTTGAAGCACGGCGCCAAGCCATACCAAAAGGGATACAAGGGCTATCCATATGCGACTTGTGCCTCCGTCAACGACGTAATCGCACATGGCTTCCCTAGCAATAAGCCACTTGAGGAAGGCGATATTGTGACGATCGACACTGTCGCGGAGCTAGACGGCTGGCTCGGCGATTCGGCCTGGAGCTATGCGGTTGGGCAAATCTCACCGACGGCCGAGAAGTTGATGCGCGTCACAAAGGAATGTCTTGACCTGGGCATCAAGCAGGCGCAGCCCGGCAATCGACTAGGCGATGTAACAAGCGCGATTCAACGGCATGCGGAATCGCACGGCTTCGGTGTCGTGCGCGACCTTCTAGCCCATGGCATCGGCCGTGACCTGCACGAGGAGCCAACATATATGCATGTAGGCAATCCCGGAAAAGGCCTCCGTATCAAGGAGGGTATGGTGTTCACGATTGAGCCCATGATCACCGAAGGCACCTACTTCATGACACTTGATTCTGACGGCTGGACCGCACGGACGATGGACAACAAGCTTGCCGCTCAATACGAGCACACGATCGCCATCACAGCTGAAGGTCCACAAATTCTGACCGCGCAATAG
- a CDS encoding diguanylate cyclase domain-containing protein: protein MKEFLSEQSIEAFRSIINHNPDATFIVSNEGTIVEVNEGVTECLGFQKKEIMGSSYKDLFCQHQLDLISQYFSEVLKGASCQYVAEAHHKNGEIVYLQIKQVPLFFEGKVNGIFGVAKNITEYRQLLKALKESEERYRLLADNSLDLIQLINLDGIVEYASPSHKMVLGFDPKEYIGKWVFYQPNGDVDDKFRTVFMSMLLLRKPFTYEIKRQHEQGYPVWLEMKGTPMFDEDGDFKNMMLVGREITERKKYQVQLEQLSYHDALTGAPNRRYLNKMLSDALSEATTSVGQLAVMFADLDNFKQINDTLGHDAGDELLRQFVKRAGACLQEHDVLARMGGDEFVFVLPHVKSSSELSLLAENILETLQLPWILDGKELYTTSSIGIAFYEEDDSVKELLQKADAALYLAKAEGKNTYRIYSFRDLSMR from the coding sequence ATGAAAGAGTTTTTGAGCGAGCAGTCCATTGAGGCATTTAGATCAATCATAAATCACAATCCAGATGCCACTTTTATCGTTTCGAACGAAGGAACGATCGTAGAAGTAAATGAAGGAGTTACAGAGTGTTTAGGGTTTCAAAAGAAAGAAATCATGGGTTCCTCCTACAAAGATCTCTTTTGTCAACATCAGCTTGATTTGATCAGTCAATATTTTTCGGAAGTCTTAAAGGGTGCATCCTGTCAATATGTTGCCGAAGCCCATCATAAAAATGGAGAAATTGTTTATTTGCAAATTAAGCAAGTTCCTTTGTTTTTTGAAGGTAAGGTAAATGGGATCTTTGGAGTAGCTAAAAACATTACTGAGTACAGGCAGCTGCTTAAGGCTTTGAAAGAAAGCGAAGAGCGCTATCGACTCTTAGCCGATAACTCCCTCGATCTGATCCAGCTGATCAACCTGGATGGCATTGTGGAGTATGCCTCTCCTTCTCATAAAATGGTGCTTGGCTTCGATCCAAAAGAATATATAGGTAAATGGGTATTCTACCAACCAAATGGAGATGTGGACGATAAGTTTCGTACAGTATTTATGAGTATGTTGCTTTTGAGAAAGCCGTTTACCTACGAAATAAAGCGACAGCATGAACAGGGCTATCCTGTATGGCTGGAGATGAAAGGGACACCAATGTTCGACGAGGATGGTGATTTTAAAAACATGATGCTCGTGGGAAGAGAAATTACAGAGCGGAAAAAGTACCAAGTTCAACTGGAACAATTAAGTTATCATGATGCACTTACCGGTGCCCCTAACCGGAGATATCTCAATAAAATGCTCAGCGATGCTTTAAGTGAAGCAACGACAAGCGTTGGCCAGCTAGCCGTCATGTTTGCGGATCTAGACAATTTTAAACAGATCAATGATACATTAGGTCATGATGCGGGGGATGAATTGTTACGGCAATTTGTAAAGCGAGCAGGAGCTTGCCTTCAAGAACACGATGTCCTGGCCAGAATGGGTGGTGACGAATTCGTCTTTGTACTTCCTCATGTCAAATCCTCCTCAGAACTCAGCCTTTTGGCGGAAAACATCTTAGAAACATTGCAGCTCCCTTGGATACTCGACGGGAAGGAGCTCTATACAACTTCAAGCATCGGTATTGCCTTTTATGAAGAAGACGATTCAGTAAAAGAACTGCTTCAGAAAGCAGATGCAGCACTTTATCTTGCCAAAGCGGAAGGCAAAAATACATATCGCATCTACTCATTTCGTGACTTGTCAATGCGCTGA
- a CDS encoding GntR family transcriptional regulator, with the protein MNKISLVDTAYMMLRERMVCGELMPETLLSENELAEEYQMSRTPIRHAIARLESEGYVTSLKNRGVLVKDVGGKEFLDLIEQIQSMLFYSFEMMKNPNREIYLNLESLAAHVEIQRTAEKRNDYALYTEHHFLFMREIVESLNNGVMLNTFDSFRDKLYMYSIVRFKRTPHIKHYSAIGINRDTLHALSNNDYKAAQEVVLSLIPITRERMLVTGQF; encoded by the coding sequence ATGAACAAAATATCGCTTGTCGATACAGCATACATGATGCTTCGTGAGCGAATGGTTTGCGGTGAATTAATGCCCGAAACCCTGCTTTCAGAGAACGAATTGGCGGAGGAGTATCAAATGAGCCGTACACCAATCCGTCATGCCATTGCTCGCCTTGAATCAGAAGGTTATGTGACTTCTCTCAAAAATCGTGGTGTATTGGTCAAGGATGTAGGCGGTAAGGAATTTCTTGATCTGATTGAACAGATTCAATCCATGCTTTTTTACTCTTTCGAAATGATGAAAAACCCGAACCGAGAGATCTACTTAAATCTTGAATCACTTGCAGCTCATGTTGAGATCCAGCGGACCGCCGAGAAAAGGAATGACTATGCCTTATACACCGAACATCATTTTCTTTTCATGCGCGAGATCGTTGAATCCTTGAACAATGGCGTAATGCTGAACACATTTGACTCCTTTCGGGATAAACTTTACATGTACTCCATCGTCCGCTTCAAGCGAACTCCGCATATCAAGCACTACAGTGCAATCGGAATTAATCGGGATACGCTGCACGCATTATCCAATAATGATTATAAGGCAGCTCAAGAGGTTGTGTTATCTCTCATTCCTATAACCAGAGAACGCATGCTTGTTACAGGGCAATTTTAA
- a CDS encoding tyrosine-protein phosphatase produces the protein MSTSNSLLKQGPQVQARYSDNNGITLAWNMEENMEAEAVYHSVLPELIESNSTLLDVQIDPSGAIFTRTVSPGRNYYHVKFTNGSISTINDRMIYTDGVINFRDMGGYLTEDGRTTRWGMLLRSADLHELSEQDLHTATALGIDWICDLRSDFEVASRPSPAIGHAINTNIPFMAEASPEEMQQIGHDLHAGYKAMILNTDKCALILNELLKEERDTSLFHCAAGKDRTGVVCAVILLTLGVPRDVVIEDYELTNLAVDGLMQRFLSGSNKDYQKYMDQMPELKGVIPEMMKAAFIQAALEAIDENYGSFEQYLKEGLGISAEQRTALQNKYLV, from the coding sequence ATGTCAACATCTAATTCACTTTTGAAACAAGGCCCTCAGGTACAGGCTAGGTATAGCGATAATAACGGGATTACGTTAGCCTGGAATATGGAAGAGAACATGGAGGCGGAGGCAGTTTACCATTCTGTTCTACCGGAATTGATTGAATCCAACAGCACACTGCTTGATGTACAAATCGACCCGTCAGGAGCAATATTTACGAGAACGGTGTCTCCAGGCCGAAACTATTATCATGTGAAGTTCACGAATGGGTCGATATCAACCATTAACGATCGCATGATTTACACCGATGGAGTAATTAATTTCCGTGATATGGGCGGTTATCTCACAGAAGATGGTCGTACGACTCGATGGGGAATGCTGCTGCGGTCTGCTGATCTGCATGAGCTTAGTGAGCAGGACCTGCATACGGCCACTGCGCTCGGTATTGACTGGATTTGTGATCTGCGAAGTGATTTTGAAGTAGCTAGCCGTCCAAGCCCAGCCATTGGCCATGCGATCAACACGAATATTCCCTTTATGGCGGAAGCAAGTCCTGAGGAAATGCAGCAGATCGGACATGATCTGCATGCAGGCTACAAAGCGATGATCTTAAATACGGACAAATGTGCACTTATCCTAAATGAACTATTAAAAGAAGAGCGGGATACCTCCTTGTTCCACTGTGCAGCCGGCAAAGACCGGACCGGAGTCGTATGTGCAGTGATCCTTCTCACCTTGGGTGTGCCGCGAGATGTAGTTATTGAAGACTATGAACTGACGAATCTCGCGGTGGACGGACTCATGCAGCGCTTCCTCTCCGGAAGCAACAAGGATTATCAAAAATACATGGATCAAATGCCTGAACTTAAGGGAGTGATTCCGGAAATGATGAAAGCGGCCTTTATCCAAGCGGCACTTGAAGCAATCGACGAGAACTACGGCTCTTTTGAACAGTATCTTAAAGAGGGACTAGGCATTAGTGCAGAGCAAAGGACAGCTCTTCAAAACAAATATCTGGTTTAA
- the phnE gene encoding phosphonate ABC transporter, permease protein PhnE: MSMRMNEAKPSFTLYTSIPEPPKPKRNKLSVIGLPLIAVLFVFSLVQLQFDYSKMAQGFTKLGGYMGTMFPPDFSAWRHVLLAAVESLQVAILGSVLGIVVAFFLSFLAASNLTPHPFVAWIIRSAASLLRAIPTIVWALIFIVSVGLGPLPGVLAIAVSAAGMLVKVFAQSLEEIDKGVLEAMQSTGASWLQIVMQGILPTVKTAFIAWCVLQLEGGIAESTILGAVGAGGIGYEMTHAMKSYNFAAALFVGLVVFVMVFSVEFVANRYKMKLKTRQN, from the coding sequence ATGAGTATGCGAATGAACGAAGCGAAGCCATCTTTTACGCTGTATACTTCCATACCAGAGCCACCCAAGCCGAAAAGAAACAAGCTGTCCGTGATCGGTCTGCCGCTTATTGCTGTGCTTTTTGTATTCAGTCTCGTTCAGCTGCAGTTCGACTATTCTAAGATGGCCCAAGGCTTTACGAAACTCGGCGGTTACATGGGAACCATGTTTCCACCTGATTTCTCGGCCTGGCGCCATGTCCTGCTCGCTGCTGTAGAATCATTGCAAGTTGCCATTCTTGGCTCAGTGCTGGGGATTGTCGTGGCGTTCTTTCTCTCCTTTTTGGCTGCTAGCAATTTGACACCTCATCCGTTCGTTGCCTGGATCATTCGAAGCGCGGCTTCCTTGCTTCGTGCGATTCCTACGATCGTGTGGGCCCTGATTTTTATCGTATCCGTTGGTCTTGGACCGCTTCCCGGCGTGCTTGCGATTGCCGTCTCTGCGGCAGGCATGCTTGTCAAAGTATTTGCCCAGTCACTGGAGGAAATCGACAAGGGGGTACTCGAAGCGATGCAGTCTACGGGTGCCAGCTGGCTGCAGATTGTCATGCAAGGTATTTTGCCTACCGTGAAGACAGCCTTTATTGCCTGGTGCGTGCTGCAGCTGGAAGGCGGTATTGCCGAATCCACTATACTCGGTGCGGTTGGCGCGGGAGGTATTGGATATGAGATGACTCATGCCATGAAATCCTATAACTTTGCGGCTGCTTTGTTTGTCGGATTGGTCGTTTTCGTCATGGTATTCAGCGTGGAATTTGTGGCAAACCGATACAAAATGAAACTAAAAACACGTCAAAACTAA
- the phnE gene encoding phosphonate ABC transporter, permease protein PhnE, giving the protein MLLALIIWSSIGAEFSFGALFAGVGESFRFIFFDFLPPDLSSLSQFIEPAMQTLYMSVVAMVIGSVVAGMLSFLAAATTSPHPYLQVFVRAATSLFRNIPVIIWTILLVAAFGLGAVVGTMSLILISIGMLTRSFAEVLEEIDMGQVEAVRAAGGSYLQVLSQAVFPQFLPGFIGWSLYNFEINVRASTIVGMVGGGGLGFILQSKLKLFQYQEASMAVLLVLVIVLVVEMITNRVRERII; this is encoded by the coding sequence GTGCTGTTGGCTCTCATCATCTGGTCTTCCATCGGCGCAGAGTTTTCATTTGGAGCTTTGTTCGCAGGGGTAGGAGAGAGCTTCCGATTTATCTTTTTTGATTTTCTTCCACCTGATTTATCTTCACTTTCCCAGTTCATTGAACCTGCCATGCAGACCCTTTATATGAGTGTGGTGGCGATGGTCATCGGGTCGGTTGTAGCAGGAATGTTATCCTTTTTAGCAGCAGCCACGACAAGCCCTCACCCTTACCTTCAGGTATTTGTTCGTGCGGCTACATCACTGTTTCGTAACATTCCGGTAATTATCTGGACGATTCTGCTTGTTGCAGCGTTTGGACTGGGGGCTGTAGTCGGTACGATGTCGCTGATCCTGATCTCCATTGGTATGTTGACTCGTTCCTTTGCCGAGGTGCTTGAAGAAATTGACATGGGACAGGTAGAAGCGGTTCGAGCTGCTGGCGGGAGTTATTTACAAGTGTTGTCCCAAGCCGTGTTTCCACAATTCTTACCCGGGTTTATCGGTTGGAGCTTGTACAACTTCGAAATCAACGTACGCGCTTCTACAATTGTAGGTATGGTTGGAGGCGGTGGTCTCGGATTTATTTTGCAATCCAAATTGAAGTTGTTTCAGTATCAGGAAGCCAGCATGGCCGTGCTACTTGTGCTTGTTATCGTTCTTGTTGTGGAAATGATCACCAATCGCGTAAGGGAGCGAATCATATGA
- the phnC gene encoding phosphonate ABC transporter ATP-binding protein — protein MTLLQVDGLSKVYSDGTKALDNLNLTVNAGEFVVVIGPSGAGKSTLLRSLNRMIEPTNGKIQFKGSETMGIKGKKLRELRRHMGMIFQGYNLVTRVSVLNNVLHGRLGYMNPLKGALGLYSKADTEAAKFMLHRVGLHEQMYKRADELSGGQQQRVGIARALSQKPDLILADEPIASLDPASSETIMHYLYTICKEEGIACLCNLHQVDIAKKYATRIIGIHKGSKVFDGTPDELTEDMIRLIYNQTNPKVKETA, from the coding sequence ATGACACTTTTACAGGTGGACGGGTTGTCCAAGGTATATTCCGACGGAACAAAAGCTCTTGATAACTTGAACTTAACAGTTAATGCTGGAGAGTTCGTTGTCGTCATTGGACCGAGCGGAGCCGGGAAGAGCACCTTGTTACGTAGCCTGAACCGAATGATCGAGCCGACAAACGGAAAGATTCAGTTTAAAGGCAGTGAAACTATGGGCATCAAGGGTAAAAAGCTCCGTGAACTCCGCCGTCATATGGGCATGATCTTTCAGGGTTATAACCTGGTCACCCGCGTGTCCGTTCTTAATAACGTGCTGCATGGACGATTAGGCTACATGAATCCGCTGAAAGGGGCACTGGGTCTTTACTCAAAAGCAGATACAGAAGCCGCCAAGTTTATGCTTCACCGTGTTGGTTTACATGAACAGATGTATAAGAGGGCAGATGAACTCAGTGGAGGTCAGCAGCAGAGAGTGGGTATTGCACGTGCACTTTCTCAAAAGCCGGATTTGATATTGGCAGATGAACCCATAGCCAGTCTCGACCCTGCTTCCTCAGAGACGATTATGCATTACTTGTATACGATTTGCAAAGAGGAAGGCATTGCCTGCCTGTGCAATCTGCATCAGGTAGATATCGCGAAGAAATACGCAACCCGTATCATCGGTATCCATAAAGGGTCCAAGGTATTTGACGGGACACCTGATGAACTGACGGAAGATATGATCCGGCTCATATACAACCAGACCAATCCCAAAGTGAAGGAGACAGCCTGA
- a CDS encoding phosphate/phosphite/phosphonate ABC transporter substrate-binding protein, with product MKNSKRNGYQSLILSLVFMLVILSGCGASASSSSSEGGMPEVIRIGIMPSEEGEMNRSQEQLATDITEATGIPAEIFVAEDYNMVIEALRAGKIEVGLIGPFGYIIATERANAKLLVRSESDQQSNTVILVRKDSPYQSVQDLKGKDFLFADPASTSGNLYPRATLMKELGLSNKELDSFFGSVAFSGGHDKSLLALANGNADGIGTSSLMVPMMAESGLIKEEDFRVIAESDPIVGGAPLLYRQDLPEELVTQLRDLMLDYDTKNPKFLESVGAARFVEGSDSDFDPIREVAKALDMSPEELLKK from the coding sequence GTGAAAAATAGTAAACGTAACGGTTATCAAAGCTTGATCCTCTCGCTTGTATTTATGCTTGTCATCCTGTCTGGATGCGGGGCATCAGCAAGTTCAAGCTCCAGTGAAGGCGGAATGCCAGAAGTAATCCGAATCGGTATTATGCCAAGCGAAGAGGGCGAGATGAACCGTTCTCAGGAACAGCTTGCAACAGACATTACTGAAGCAACAGGCATTCCTGCGGAAATTTTTGTAGCTGAAGATTATAACATGGTTATCGAAGCCCTGCGTGCAGGCAAAATTGAAGTTGGACTGATCGGGCCGTTTGGTTACATCATCGCTACGGAAAGAGCCAATGCGAAACTGCTTGTCCGTTCCGAAAGTGATCAACAATCGAATACGGTCATCCTTGTTCGTAAGGACTCTCCATATCAAAGTGTACAGGACCTAAAAGGAAAAGATTTTTTGTTTGCCGATCCGGCATCAACATCAGGCAATCTGTACCCACGTGCCACATTAATGAAAGAGCTAGGTCTTTCCAATAAGGAACTGGATTCCTTTTTCGGCAGTGTAGCGTTCTCCGGTGGACATGACAAATCACTGCTTGCACTGGCAAACGGTAATGCAGATGGGATTGGGACGTCAAGTCTCATGGTGCCGATGATGGCAGAATCAGGACTTATTAAAGAGGAGGATTTCCGCGTGATTGCCGAATCCGATCCGATCGTCGGTGGGGCTCCACTGCTTTATCGTCAAGACTTGCCAGAGGAACTGGTTACACAGCTGCGTGATCTTATGCTGGATTACGATACGAAAAATCCTAAATTCCTGGAAAGTGTCGGCGCAGCCCGTTTTGTAGAAGGCAGTGACAGTGACTTTGATCCAATCCGGGAAGTCGCCAAAGCACTGGATATGTCCCCTGAAGAACTGCTGAAGAAGTAG
- a CDS encoding ABC transporter permease, whose protein sequence is METTIKHFFSDMSVMLGRSMRHIFRSMDTILTVCITPIAMMLLFVYVLGGAIETGTENYVNYLLPGILLMAIASGVAYVAYRLFMDKQRGIIERFHSMPIARSTVLWGHVLTSVVSNVISIVVIILVALIMGFRSSAGVLSWFAVAGILVLFTLALTWIAAIAGLSAKTIEGASAFSYPLIFLPFISSAFVPTESMPKVVRIFAENQPVTSIVEVIRALLSEQPVGNDIWTALSWCVGIIFVAYIFAVRAYKGNAA, encoded by the coding sequence ATGGAGACAACAATAAAACATTTCTTCAGCGATATGAGCGTTATGCTTGGTCGTTCCATGCGCCATATTTTCCGCAGTATGGATACCATCCTCACGGTCTGTATCACTCCGATTGCAATGATGCTGCTGTTCGTCTATGTGCTTGGTGGCGCAATCGAAACCGGTACGGAAAACTATGTGAACTACCTGTTGCCTGGCATACTGCTCATGGCTATTGCGAGCGGGGTGGCTTACGTTGCTTATCGTCTGTTTATGGATAAGCAACGGGGCATCATCGAGCGGTTCCACTCCATGCCGATTGCGCGTTCCACTGTGCTGTGGGGGCATGTGCTAACCTCGGTAGTATCCAACGTTATTTCTATTGTGGTCATCATTCTCGTAGCGCTCATTATGGGATTTCGCTCCTCGGCGGGGGTGCTATCTTGGTTTGCCGTAGCAGGTATACTCGTGCTGTTTACGCTGGCTCTGACTTGGATCGCAGCCATTGCGGGACTGTCCGCAAAAACGATAGAAGGTGCAAGCGCTTTTTCCTATCCTCTAATCTTCCTGCCGTTCATCAGCTCGGCGTTTGTCCCGACCGAGTCGATGCCGAAAGTTGTTCGGATCTTTGCTGAAAATCAGCCGGTGACCTCGATTGTTGAAGTTATTCGCGCCCTGCTGTCAGAACAGCCAGTTGGGAATGACATATGGACCGCTTTATCGTGGTGCGTCGGGATTATATTCGTGGCTTATATCTTTGCGGTGCGTGCATACAAAGGCAATGCAGCTTAA